Proteins from one Clostridia bacterium genomic window:
- a CDS encoding aminopeptidase, whose amino-acid sequence MKDPRITQMAKNLLGYSVKLKPGENVLIEFYDSGEELVAELIKETYRIGGRPFLSVKNRELIRELILGTDAEHMSQTARYEAERMKDMQAYIGIRGALNSSDWSDIPSDKMGLYQSKWSKTVHSEIRVPKTKWCVMRYPNNSMAQMANMSTEQFEDFYFNVCNLDYAKMSKAMDPLAALMSKTDKVRIKGVGTDLSFSIKGLPAIKCDGEANIPDGEVYSAPVKDSVNGYITYNTPAEYQGYTYEGIKLEFKDGKIVNATSNDTVRINQVFDTDAGARYVGEFAIGVNPYIIKPMKDTLFDEKIMGSFHFTPGSSYDQCYNGNKSAIHWDLVCIQTPEYGGGEIWFDDVLIRKDGRFVLKELDVLNPEKLK is encoded by the coding sequence ATGAAGGATCCAAGAATTACGCAAATGGCTAAGAACCTTTTAGGTTATTCTGTAAAGCTAAAGCCCGGAGAAAACGTTCTTATTGAATTTTACGACTCTGGTGAAGAACTCGTTGCCGAGCTTATAAAAGAAACTTATCGAATAGGTGGAAGGCCATTTCTATCAGTTAAGAACAGAGAGCTGATAAGGGAATTGATATTGGGCACAGATGCAGAGCATATGTCTCAAACTGCTCGCTATGAAGCAGAAAGAATGAAGGATATGCAGGCATACATAGGCATAAGGGGAGCCCTTAACTCTTCTGACTGGTCTGATATTCCAAGTGATAAAATGGGTTTATATCAGTCCAAATGGTCCAAGACTGTTCACTCAGAAATCAGGGTGCCGAAGACAAAATGGTGCGTAATGAGATATCCCAACAACTCAATGGCACAGATGGCCAATATGAGCACTGAACAGTTTGAGGATTTCTATTTCAATGTATGCAATCTGGATTACGCAAAGATGTCAAAAGCTATGGACCCGCTTGCTGCGCTTATGAGCAAAACCGACAAAGTAAGAATTAAAGGTGTCGGAACTGATTTAAGCTTCTCCATCAAAGGTCTTCCTGCTATAAAATGCGACGGAGAAGCCAATATTCCGGATGGAGAAGTATATTCTGCTCCGGTAAAAGACTCAGTCAACGGATATATAACATATAATACACCGGCAGAATACCAGGGCTACACTTACGAAGGCATAAAATTGGAATTCAAGGATGGGAAAATCGTAAATGCCACATCAAACGATACCGTGAGAATAAACCAAGTATTCGACACAGATGCAGGCGCTAGATATGTAGGTGAGTTCGCCATTGGTGTAAATCCATACATTATTAAGCCAATGAAAGACACTCTTTTTGACGAGAAAATTATGGGAAGCTTCCACTTCACTCCCGGCAGCTCCTACGACCAGTGCTATAACGGCAACAAATCAGCAATCCACTGGGATCTCGTATGCATACAAACACCAGAATACGGTGGCGGCGAAATCTGGTTTGATGATGTACTCATCAGAAAAGACGGCAGATTCGTCCTTAAAGAACTGGATGTATTGAATCCTGAAAAACTGAAATAG
- the ribE gene encoding 6,7-dimethyl-8-ribityllumazine synthase — protein MKVYEGNLIAGNRKFAIVIGRFNEFIGNKLLGGCIDGLKRHGCDEENIEISWVPGAFEIPLAAQKLAKTGRYDAVICLGAVIRGSTPHFEYVSSEVTKGIANVMLATGIPIIFGVLTTENIEQAIERAGTKSGNKGFDAALTAIEMVNLLNSI, from the coding sequence ATGAAAGTATATGAAGGAAATTTAATTGCGGGTAATAGGAAATTCGCTATTGTAATTGGCAGATTCAATGAGTTTATTGGCAACAAGCTGCTGGGGGGATGCATTGATGGGCTGAAAAGGCATGGCTGTGATGAGGAAAACATAGAAATAAGCTGGGTTCCCGGAGCATTCGAGATACCATTGGCGGCACAGAAGCTGGCAAAGACAGGCAGATATGATGCTGTTATATGCCTTGGTGCTGTAATCAGAGGTTCTACACCTCACTTTGAATATGTTTCCAGTGAAGTAACCAAGGGGATAGCAAACGTAATGCTAGCTACGGGCATTCCGATAATATTTGGAGTACTTACAACGGAAAACATTGAGCAGGCTATAGAAAGGGCAGGTACAAAATCCGGAAACAAGGGCTTTGATGCTGCACTGACCGCAATAGAAATGGTAAACCTGCTTAATAGCATATAA
- a CDS encoding bifunctional 3,4-dihydroxy-2-butanone-4-phosphate synthase/GTP cyclohydrolase II, producing MFNRIEEALEDLKKGNMIIVVDDEDRENEGDLLMAASKATPEAVNFMAMHGRGLICVPMAEERLKELKIEPMTINNTDAKETAFTVSVDCRSCSTGISAFERADTIKALVDSGTSPEDLTKPGHIFPLKARKGGVLKRAGHTEAAVDLARMAGLYPAGVICEIMKDDGTMARLPDLIEYSKKHQLMIITIADLIKYRSNEEKLVYKAADAFMPTKYGEFRVMAYESTISGEHHVALVKGDVTTDEPVLVRVHSECLTGDAFGSLRCDCGEQFAEAARMIEQEGRGVLLYMRQEGRGIGLVNKIRAYELQDTGVDTVDANVMLGFPADLRDYGIGAQILKDIGIKKLRLITNNPKKLKGLSGYGLEVIERVPIEVGANIKNERYLHTKKERMGHMLHNV from the coding sequence ATGTTTAATAGAATTGAAGAAGCTTTAGAAGATTTGAAAAAAGGAAATATGATAATCGTTGTTGATGACGAAGACAGGGAGAATGAGGGGGATCTCTTGATGGCAGCCTCCAAAGCTACCCCAGAAGCTGTAAATTTCATGGCTATGCATGGAAGGGGACTGATATGTGTTCCTATGGCTGAGGAACGGCTTAAGGAGCTAAAGATAGAACCTATGACCATCAATAATACCGATGCGAAGGAAACTGCTTTTACTGTATCTGTTGATTGCAGAAGCTGTTCTACCGGTATATCAGCCTTTGAGAGAGCAGATACAATAAAGGCATTGGTGGATTCCGGTACAAGTCCGGAGGACCTGACTAAGCCTGGGCACATATTCCCTTTAAAGGCAAGAAAAGGCGGAGTCCTTAAAAGAGCAGGACACACGGAAGCCGCAGTGGATCTTGCAAGAATGGCAGGGCTTTACCCTGCAGGGGTTATCTGTGAGATTATGAAGGATGACGGTACAATGGCGAGGCTCCCGGATCTTATTGAATACTCAAAAAAGCATCAGTTGATGATAATTACGATAGCCGACCTGATAAAGTACAGAAGCAATGAAGAAAAGCTGGTTTATAAAGCTGCAGACGCCTTTATGCCGACTAAATACGGAGAATTCAGAGTAATGGCTTATGAGAGCACAATAAGTGGCGAGCACCATGTAGCACTTGTTAAGGGAGATGTAACTACAGATGAGCCTGTATTGGTCAGGGTTCATTCGGAGTGTCTCACAGGGGATGCCTTCGGCTCTTTAAGGTGCGATTGCGGTGAACAATTTGCAGAAGCTGCAAGAATGATAGAGCAGGAAGGCCGAGGGGTACTGCTTTACATGAGGCAGGAAGGCAGAGGTATAGGATTGGTTAATAAAATCAGGGCATATGAGCTTCAGGATACTGGAGTTGATACGGTAGATGCAAATGTAATGCTGGGTTTTCCGGCAGATTTGAGGGACTACGGTATAGGGGCACAAATACTTAAGGATATTGGAATTAAGAAGCTAAGGCTGATTACAAATAACCCGAAGAAGCTTAAGGGATTGTCTGGATATGGCCTTGAGGTAATTGAGCGCGTACCCATAGAGGTAGGTGCAAATATAAAGAATGAGAGGTACTTGCACACTAAGAAGGAAAGAATGGGGCATATGCTCCATAATGTATAA
- the ribE gene encoding riboflavin synthase, whose translation MVEEIGSIRGIRKGEKSVSLAVECSDIFEGTLIGDSISVNGVCLTVTAIKGNCFDADVMPETIRATNLKYLKPGDAVNLERALSPMRRFGGHIVSGHIDGTGTIYEMKKEDNAVWITIEASDEILKYIIHKGSIAVDGISLTVQYVDDRVFKIAVIPHTRDYTTLPDRKVGYKVNLECDIIGKYIEKLISRENKSSRGGVTLEYLMENGF comes from the coding sequence ATTGTGGAGGAAATAGGGAGTATAAGGGGGATAAGAAAGGGAGAAAAATCAGTGAGTCTTGCTGTGGAATGCAGCGATATTTTTGAAGGGACCTTGATAGGAGACAGCATTAGTGTTAATGGAGTCTGCCTTACAGTCACTGCAATAAAGGGAAATTGCTTTGATGCTGATGTTATGCCTGAGACAATAAGGGCAACAAATCTTAAATATCTTAAGCCTGGAGACGCTGTCAATTTGGAAAGGGCTCTTTCACCAATGAGGCGATTTGGAGGACACATAGTATCGGGGCATATTGATGGAACAGGTACGATATATGAAATGAAAAAGGAGGATAATGCAGTTTGGATCACAATTGAAGCGAGTGATGAAATACTAAAGTATATAATACACAAGGGCTCAATTGCGGTTGACGGCATAAGCCTCACAGTACAGTACGTGGATGATAGGGTCTTCAAAATAGCAGTTATCCCGCACACCAGGGATTATACTACATTGCCTGATCGGAAGGTCGGATATAAAGTGAATCTTGAATGTGACATTATTGGAAAATACATTGAAAAGTTAATTAGTCGAGAGAACAAGAGCTCTAGGGGTGGTGTTACTTTGGAGTACTTGATGGAAAATGGTTTTTAG
- the ribD gene encoding bifunctional diaminohydroxyphosphoribosylaminopyrimidine deaminase/5-amino-6-(5-phosphoribosylamino)uracil reductase RibD, whose amino-acid sequence MVLDDSFYMKKVLELAARGSGSTSPNPLVGAVIVKEGRVIGEGWHERAGEAHAEINAIRNSSEDVENSTIYVNLEPCSHFGRTPPCAAELVKRRFKRVVVAMEDPNPLVAGRGIKLLKDSGIQVDVGINRLEALKLNDIFIKFITKKTPFVLLKSAMTLDGKTATKSGDSKWISGEQSREYVHNLRNKYSSILVGVNTAIKDDPELTTRLEGIKTRNPVRIIVDSKGRIPADAKVLETDENKRTIIAATGDMTEEKLKYLKGRGIEVIITDKKDGKVDIRQLMEELYKRGIDSLMVEGGGTVASAFIEEGLIDKVAFFIAPVIIGGKAAPTPVMGAGVDSISDGYRLKHQNVTTFGHDVLIEGYVNVPWEE is encoded by the coding sequence ATGGTATTGGATGATTCCTTTTACATGAAGAAAGTACTGGAACTAGCTGCGAGAGGCAGCGGCAGCACAAGTCCCAATCCACTTGTCGGCGCAGTCATCGTAAAAGAGGGGAGAGTCATAGGAGAAGGCTGGCATGAGAGAGCCGGGGAGGCTCATGCAGAGATTAATGCCATTAGGAATTCAAGTGAGGATGTAGAGAATTCGACTATATATGTGAACTTGGAGCCTTGTTCACATTTCGGAAGGACGCCTCCTTGTGCTGCAGAGCTGGTTAAAAGAAGGTTCAAACGTGTTGTTGTAGCAATGGAGGACCCCAATCCTTTAGTGGCAGGGCGGGGGATAAAGCTTTTGAAGGACAGCGGCATACAGGTTGATGTGGGGATCAATAGGCTTGAGGCATTAAAACTCAATGATATTTTTATTAAGTTTATAACTAAGAAGACACCTTTTGTACTTCTGAAATCAGCAATGACCCTGGATGGAAAGACAGCGACAAAGTCCGGAGATTCCAAATGGATAAGCGGTGAACAATCAAGGGAGTATGTCCATAATTTGAGGAATAAGTATTCGTCCATACTTGTAGGAGTGAACACTGCAATAAAAGATGATCCTGAGCTGACCACAAGACTTGAAGGAATTAAAACAAGGAATCCTGTAAGGATAATAGTTGATTCAAAGGGCAGAATACCAGCTGATGCAAAAGTGCTTGAAACAGATGAAAATAAAAGGACTATTATAGCTGCGACAGGAGACATGACAGAAGAAAAGCTGAAGTATTTGAAGGGTAGGGGCATAGAGGTAATTATCACTGATAAAAAGGATGGGAAAGTAGATATAAGGCAGCTCATGGAGGAGCTGTACAAAAGGGGAATAGACAGCTTAATGGTGGAGGGCGGAGGCACAGTGGCTTCAGCATTCATAGAGGAAGGGCTCATTGACAAGGTGGCGTTCTTTATTGCACCAGTAATTATAGGAGGCAAAGCTGCACCTACGCCTGTCATGGGAGCTGGAGTTGACTCTATAAGTGATGGCTATAGGCTTAAACATCAAAACGTTACTACGTTTGGTCATGATGTATTAATTGAGGGATATGTAAATGTACCTTGGGAGGAGTGA
- a CDS encoding 5-bromo-4-chloroindolyl phosphate hydrolysis family protein: MGRRRWEHENGEFDDMRRNHGSGCHRGAGSLVGLIFGIISFSITLAFKIVEVVFQVLFGVLSGIGSSSKSADNVKNAPQKTAAEKQNVRYTVNDIKQEAAFTKKAEDTKVNKAADNVREFKKPENNNAQGAASAAEKGKHSNEGHNKDFYVVLFILTIIPAIVALAMGKLLYAGAIFAAGFGLMMVAGVISGISGSFKKRAAEQKVEEDKEESKDNESVEKLIKDAFEQLFEIRKDIDKIKDAEIRARTEAICCTGEKIIGEVRTNPESLTHVRKFFYYYLNAFGEIVKKYLRLSNFEESSEEVSKLVAETEKSFTDIDGIFKDLCEKLLEKDMMHLKAEINVIKNSN; this comes from the coding sequence ATGGGGCGCAGGAGATGGGAACACGAGAATGGGGAATTTGATGATATGAGAAGAAATCACGGCAGCGGTTGCCATAGAGGTGCCGGTTCCTTGGTAGGGCTAATATTTGGCATAATATCTTTTTCTATTACTTTAGCATTCAAAATTGTTGAGGTAGTATTTCAGGTTTTGTTTGGAGTGCTTTCGGGTATAGGGTCAAGCTCTAAAAGTGCAGACAATGTAAAAAATGCCCCGCAAAAGACTGCGGCTGAGAAGCAAAATGTGCGCTATACCGTAAACGATATAAAGCAAGAGGCTGCTTTTACGAAAAAAGCAGAAGACACTAAAGTTAATAAAGCGGCTGATAATGTAAGAGAGTTTAAAAAGCCCGAAAACAACAATGCGCAAGGGGCAGCTTCGGCAGCAGAGAAGGGAAAGCATTCCAATGAGGGACATAATAAGGATTTCTACGTTGTATTGTTCATACTTACAATAATACCCGCGATAGTGGCTTTAGCAATGGGCAAGCTGCTCTACGCCGGTGCAATATTTGCAGCGGGCTTTGGACTCATGATGGTGGCGGGAGTTATATCCGGCATTTCAGGAAGCTTCAAGAAAAGGGCTGCGGAGCAGAAGGTAGAAGAAGACAAAGAAGAGTCTAAGGATAATGAGTCTGTAGAGAAGCTTATAAAAGATGCCTTCGAGCAGCTCTTTGAGATAAGAAAAGATATTGACAAGATAAAAGATGCTGAAATAAGAGCGAGAACAGAAGCTATCTGCTGCACAGGGGAAAAGATAATTGGAGAGGTCAGGACAAATCCTGAGAGCCTTACTCATGTAAGGAAGTTTTTCTATTATTATCTCAATGCCTTCGGTGAAATAGTTAAGAAGTACCTTAGGTTATCAAACTTTGAGGAATCCTCGGAGGAAGTAAGCAAGCTGGTGGCAGAGACAGAAAAATCCTTCACTGACATAGATGGAATTTTCAAAGATTTGTGTGAAAAGCTTTTAGAGAAGGACATGATGCATCTTAAAGCAGAAATCAATGTAATAAAAAACAGCAATTAG
- a CDS encoding DUF975 family protein gives MTDGIKRYRDSIELKTTAKENLDGKWLIAIAVCVVAWLLVEAFISNNGASASFKFIMENGNLVRVPNGGNPFNGLMSLVSFIIGGPIYFGVAAFFLKLARHEHAEFSELFSGFSLFKTNFVLNFFIMVFTVLWTLLLIVPGIIAAIKYSMAYFIVNDNPGIGALEAITRSKEMMNGHKMRFLEMWLGFLGWFILGVVTLGLGMIYAIPYYRAAKANFYLDLKESYNG, from the coding sequence ATGACAGACGGTATTAAAAGATATAGGGATTCCATAGAGCTGAAAACTACGGCAAAGGAAAACCTTGATGGCAAATGGCTTATAGCTATAGCGGTATGTGTGGTGGCATGGCTTCTGGTAGAAGCTTTTATATCAAATAATGGTGCAAGTGCTTCATTTAAGTTTATTATGGAGAATGGAAACTTAGTAAGAGTTCCAAATGGAGGTAATCCTTTTAACGGGCTCATGTCACTTGTCAGTTTTATAATTGGAGGACCGATTTACTTTGGTGTTGCGGCTTTTTTCCTGAAGCTCGCAAGACACGAACATGCTGAGTTCTCGGAGTTGTTCTCGGGTTTTAGTTTGTTTAAGACTAACTTTGTTTTAAATTTTTTCATTATGGTTTTCACAGTATTATGGACACTGCTTTTGATAGTTCCAGGCATTATTGCGGCGATAAAATATTCTATGGCTTACTTTATTGTAAATGACAATCCTGGGATAGGAGCTTTGGAAGCAATAACAAGAAGCAAGGAAATGATGAATGGCCACAAGATGAGATTTCTGGAAATGTGGCTGGGCTTCCTGGGGTGGTTCATATTAGGCGTTGTGACCTTAGGATTGGGCATGATATATGCAATCCCTTACTACAGAGCAGCAAAGGCTAATTTTTATCTGGACTTGAAAGAAAGCTATAACGGATAA
- the spoIVA gene encoding stage IV sporulation protein A has protein sequence MEGYDVYRDIAERTEGSIYIGVVGPVRTGKSTFIKRFMDLLVLPNMDNDFKRERTRDELPQSANGKTIMTTEPKFIPNEPIELSLRENAKFKVRLVDCVGYLVEGALGHLEDSSPRMVNTPWFENRIPFEEAAEIGTRKVISDHSTIGLVVTTDGSITDLPRRSYIEAEERVIKELKELEKPFIIVLNSAKSKAQETVELREALETKYNTPVIIVDALKMEMGDLDAILEKVLFEFPAREINFHIPRWMDTLDLEHWLKKGIVGNIRSNLSEVNKIRDVDDALKRFDGAENIKAIEISDMRLGEGVVNITVNLEDGLFFRILGEVSGYSLEGDYQLIALVKELAQSKREYDKVKAALADVKEFGYGMVAPSVDEIKLEEPVIVKQGSKFGVRLRASAPSLHIIKTDIETEIAPIVGTEKQSEEFIRYFMEEFENNPQKIWESNMFGKSLYDMVKEELQSKLYKMPDDIQNKLQITLQKVVNDTKGSLICIII, from the coding sequence GTGGAAGGATACGATGTTTATCGCGATATAGCAGAGAGAACTGAAGGCAGCATTTACATAGGAGTTGTGGGGCCAGTCAGAACCGGCAAATCCACCTTCATCAAGAGATTCATGGATCTGCTCGTACTTCCCAACATGGACAATGACTTCAAGAGGGAAAGGACTCGTGACGAGCTTCCTCAGAGCGCAAATGGGAAGACTATAATGACAACAGAGCCCAAATTCATACCCAATGAACCTATTGAACTGTCTTTAAGGGAGAATGCAAAATTCAAGGTAAGGCTTGTTGATTGTGTCGGATACTTGGTGGAAGGTGCTCTAGGACATCTGGAAGACAGCAGTCCAAGAATGGTCAACACTCCATGGTTTGAGAACCGCATACCCTTTGAAGAGGCTGCCGAGATTGGAACCAGAAAGGTTATATCAGACCACTCCACAATAGGTCTTGTTGTGACCACTGATGGCTCCATTACAGACCTTCCGAGAAGGAGTTATATAGAAGCTGAAGAAAGGGTTATAAAGGAGCTAAAAGAGCTGGAAAAACCCTTCATAATAGTACTTAATTCTGCAAAGTCCAAGGCGCAGGAAACCGTTGAACTCAGGGAGGCCTTGGAGACCAAATACAATACTCCTGTAATAATAGTTGATGCTTTAAAAATGGAAATGGGTGACTTAGATGCTATCCTTGAGAAGGTGCTCTTTGAATTCCCGGCAAGAGAGATAAATTTCCATATACCTCGCTGGATGGATACATTGGATCTGGAGCACTGGCTTAAGAAGGGCATAGTTGGCAATATCAGAAGCAATCTCAGTGAAGTTAATAAAATAAGGGATGTTGATGATGCATTAAAGAGATTTGACGGTGCAGAAAATATCAAGGCAATAGAAATATCCGATATGAGACTGGGCGAGGGTGTAGTAAACATAACTGTAAACTTGGAAGATGGTCTGTTCTTTAGAATCCTGGGCGAAGTATCCGGATATAGTCTCGAAGGGGACTATCAGCTTATAGCCCTTGTGAAAGAACTGGCTCAGTCTAAGCGTGAGTATGATAAAGTAAAAGCTGCATTAGCAGATGTAAAAGAGTTCGGTTATGGCATGGTAGCTCCGTCTGTGGATGAAATAAAGCTCGAAGAACCTGTGATTGTGAAGCAGGGCAGCAAATTCGGTGTCAGACTGAGAGCAAGTGCTCCATCCCTGCATATTATAAAAACAGATATCGAGACAGAAATAGCTCCTATAGTTGGGACGGAAAAGCAAAGCGAAGAGTTCATCAGATACTTCATGGAAGAATTTGAGAACAACCCGCAGAAGATATGGGAATCAAACATGTTTGGCAAATCCTTGTACGATATGGTCAAGGAGGAGCTGCAGAGCAAGCTGTATAAGATGCCGGACGATATCCAGAATAAGCTTCAGATTACATTGCAGAAGGTTGTTAATGATACCAAGGGCAGTCTGATATGCATAATTATATAG
- a CDS encoding NAD(P)H-dependent glycerol-3-phosphate dehydrogenase, whose translation MDNLISIVGAGSWGTAIAVLLAKKGLNVKLWVRDNGLVDKIKNTRENPEYLPGTVLPGNIIASSDMEFCCRDSEAAIIAAPSHAMRDICGQMKNFASKEQVIVSLTKGIENDTLLRMSEIIKEFMPENEVAVVSGPSHAEEVANDIPTAVVATSQKRAVAEYVQDLFMTPLFRVYTNPDIVGVELGGALKNIIALGAGIIDGLALGDNTKAAVMTRGIVEIARLGESLGARSTTFAGLSGIGDLIVTCTSMHSRNRRAGIAIGQGKSVEEVLEGTRMVVEGIRTTKSAYQLAQRQKVEMPITQEIYNLLFNKANIRDSVMNLTMRSKTHEMEDIAEFSVVDW comes from the coding sequence ATGGACAACCTGATTTCTATTGTCGGAGCTGGCAGCTGGGGTACAGCCATAGCAGTGCTCCTGGCAAAGAAGGGCTTGAATGTAAAGCTTTGGGTAAGAGATAATGGACTTGTTGACAAGATTAAGAATACGAGAGAGAATCCTGAGTACCTGCCCGGCACAGTTCTGCCGGGTAATATCATAGCATCCTCTGATATGGAATTCTGCTGCAGGGATAGTGAAGCAGCAATAATTGCAGCTCCTTCCCATGCTATGAGGGATATTTGCGGTCAGATGAAAAACTTCGCATCTAAAGAACAGGTGATAGTCAGCTTGACTAAGGGAATTGAGAACGATACTTTACTTAGGATGTCTGAGATTATAAAGGAATTCATGCCGGAAAATGAGGTAGCTGTGGTTTCGGGACCAAGTCATGCAGAAGAAGTGGCAAACGATATACCCACTGCGGTAGTTGCTACTTCGCAGAAAAGGGCAGTGGCTGAATACGTGCAGGATTTGTTTATGACTCCCTTGTTCAGAGTATATACCAACCCTGACATAGTAGGGGTTGAGCTTGGGGGAGCACTCAAAAACATAATCGCTTTAGGCGCAGGGATTATTGATGGTCTTGCACTGGGTGACAATACGAAAGCTGCAGTGATGACCAGAGGCATTGTTGAGATAGCTAGACTTGGTGAGTCTTTAGGAGCCAGAAGTACCACATTCGCAGGCTTGTCCGGGATAGGGGACCTGATTGTAACCTGTACAAGCATGCACAGCAGGAACAGAAGGGCAGGGATAGCCATAGGCCAGGGCAAATCAGTAGAAGAGGTGCTAGAGGGCACAAGGATGGTTGTAGAGGGGATAAGAACTACTAAATCCGCATACCAGTTGGCTCAAAGGCAGAAGGTGGAGATGCCCATTACCCAGGAAATATACAATCTGCTTTTCAATAAAGCGAATATAAGGGATTCAGTAATGAATCTGACCATGAGATCCAAGACCCATGAGATGGAAGACATTGCGGAATTTAGTGTAGTTGATTGGTGA
- the der gene encoding ribosome biogenesis GTPase Der: MPKPVVAIVGRPNVGKSTLFNRMAGKRISIVEDHPGVTRDRIYTEVEWLDNKFTLIDTGGIEPYSEDTMMRQMKLQAEIAIETAEVIVFLVDGQEGITTSDKEVANLLRRTKKNIILAVNKIDAPKFKDNIYEFYNLGLGEPMGISSGQALGLGDLLDEIVKNFPPEGEETYDEYTIKVAVVGKPNVGKSSLVNKILGEERVIVSDVPGTTRDAIDTPFTVGDSKYVFIDTAGMRKRGKVFENIERYSVVRSLTAIERADVCLMLIDAKEGVSEQDSKIAGYVHDQGKAVVIVVNKWDVVEKDDRTIDRFKADIKNELSFMDYAPMIFISALTGQRVNKVLELINHVSNQHAMRISTGVLNDVINEAILMNQPAISGGRRLKVYYGTQVSVKPPTFALFVNEPSLIHFSYQRYLENQIRKAFSFEGTPIRFLLRKRE; the protein is encoded by the coding sequence TTGCCAAAGCCAGTAGTTGCAATAGTAGGACGTCCTAATGTCGGAAAATCTACTCTTTTTAACAGAATGGCAGGAAAGAGGATTTCCATAGTAGAGGACCATCCGGGAGTGACAAGAGACAGGATTTATACAGAGGTTGAGTGGCTGGATAATAAATTCACCCTCATTGATACAGGCGGAATAGAACCATACAGTGAAGATACAATGATGAGGCAGATGAAGCTGCAGGCAGAAATAGCCATAGAAACTGCGGAGGTTATTGTTTTCCTTGTAGACGGACAGGAAGGGATAACCACTTCTGACAAAGAGGTAGCCAATCTGCTGAGAAGGACGAAGAAGAATATCATTTTAGCTGTTAATAAAATTGATGCACCAAAGTTTAAGGATAATATTTACGAATTTTACAATCTTGGTCTGGGAGAGCCTATGGGCATTTCCTCAGGCCAGGCCTTAGGTCTTGGTGATTTGCTGGATGAAATAGTAAAGAACTTTCCTCCTGAGGGTGAAGAGACATACGATGAATATACAATTAAAGTTGCCGTAGTGGGCAAGCCTAATGTAGGAAAGTCTTCACTGGTCAATAAGATACTTGGTGAGGAAAGGGTAATAGTAAGCGATGTTCCCGGCACTACAAGAGATGCGATTGATACTCCCTTCACTGTAGGGGATAGCAAATATGTATTTATAGACACCGCAGGAATGAGAAAAAGAGGCAAGGTATTTGAGAACATTGAAAGATACAGTGTAGTAAGGTCTCTTACTGCTATTGAAAGAGCAGACGTATGCCTCATGCTGATAGATGCAAAGGAAGGCGTCAGCGAGCAGGACAGCAAGATTGCCGGTTATGTGCATGATCAGGGTAAGGCAGTGGTTATAGTTGTCAATAAATGGGATGTAGTGGAAAAGGATGACAGGACTATTGATAGGTTTAAAGCGGATATAAAGAACGAGCTTTCATTCATGGATTATGCTCCGATGATTTTTATATCTGCGCTGACAGGGCAGAGGGTAAATAAAGTACTGGAGCTTATCAACCATGTTTCAAATCAGCATGCTATGAGGATTTCTACAGGCGTATTAAATGACGTAATTAATGAGGCCATACTTATGAATCAGCCTGCTATTTCGGGAGGCAGAAGGCTTAAGGTATACTATGGCACACAGGTATCTGTGAAGCCGCCAACCTTTGCGCTTTTTGTCAATGAACCGTCTCTAATACATTTCTCATATCAAAGATATCTTGAAAACCAGATTAGAAAGGCTTTCAGCTTTGAAGGAACGCCTATAAGATTCTTGTTGAGAAAGAGGGAATAG